In Athene noctua chromosome 7, bAthNoc1.hap1.1, whole genome shotgun sequence, the following proteins share a genomic window:
- the VWC2L gene encoding von Willebrand factor C domain-containing protein 2-like isoform X2: MEKLRRGMALRIHEAWILLFVIPALVAPAAINHEDYPADEGDQTSSNDNLIFDDYRGKGCVDDSGFVYKLGERFFPGHSNCPCVCTEDGPVCDQPECPKIHPKCTKVEHNGCCPECKEVKNFCEYHGKNYKILEEFKPSPCEWCRCEPSNEVHCVVADCAVPECVNPVYEPEQCCPVCKNGSSCISAAAFCLFYTYAPL, encoded by the exons ATGGAGAAGCTGAGGAGGGGGATGGCTCTTCGCATCCATGAAGCCTGGATACTTCTGTTTGTAATCCCTGCTTTGGTCGCTCCAGCTGCCATCAATCATGAAGACTACCCTGCCGATGAAGGGGACCAGACCTCCAGTAATGACAATCTGATCTTTGATGACTACCGAGGGAAGGGCTGTGTGGATGACAGTGGCTTTGTGTACAAACTGGGAGAACGTTTTTTCCCGGGACATTCCAACTGTCCCTGTGTCTGTACTGAGGATGGACCTGTTTGCGATCAACCAGAATGCCCTAAAATCCACCCAAAGTGTACAAAAGTGGAACACAATGGATGCTGTCCAGAATGCAAAGAAGTGAAAAACTTTTGTGAATATCATGGGAAAAattataaaatcttggaggaatTTAAG CCCTCGCCATGCGAATGGTGTCGCTGTGAGCCCAGCAATGAAGTTCACTGTGTTGTAGCAGACTGCGCAGTTCCCGAGTGTGTCAACCCAGTCTATGAACCAGAACAGTGTTGTCCGGTCTGCAAAAATG GGTCGTCCTGCATTTCAGCCGCAGCCTTCTGTCTCTTCTACACCTACGCACCTCTGTGA
- the VWC2L gene encoding von Willebrand factor C domain-containing protein 2-like isoform X3 — protein sequence MEKLRRGMALRIHEAWILLFVIPALVAPAAINHEDYPADEGDQTSSNDNLIFDDYRGKGCVDDSGFVYKLGERFFPGHSNCPCVCTEDGPVCDQPECPKIHPKCTKVEHNGCCPECKEVKNFCEYHGKNYKILEEFKPSPCEWCRCEPSNEVHCVVADCAVPECVNPVYEPEQCCPVCKNGIPEMARF from the exons ATGGAGAAGCTGAGGAGGGGGATGGCTCTTCGCATCCATGAAGCCTGGATACTTCTGTTTGTAATCCCTGCTTTGGTCGCTCCAGCTGCCATCAATCATGAAGACTACCCTGCCGATGAAGGGGACCAGACCTCCAGTAATGACAATCTGATCTTTGATGACTACCGAGGGAAGGGCTGTGTGGATGACAGTGGCTTTGTGTACAAACTGGGAGAACGTTTTTTCCCGGGACATTCCAACTGTCCCTGTGTCTGTACTGAGGATGGACCTGTTTGCGATCAACCAGAATGCCCTAAAATCCACCCAAAGTGTACAAAAGTGGAACACAATGGATGCTGTCCAGAATGCAAAGAAGTGAAAAACTTTTGTGAATATCATGGGAAAAattataaaatcttggaggaatTTAAG CCCTCGCCATGCGAATGGTGTCGCTGTGAGCCCAGCAATGAAGTTCACTGTGTTGTAGCAGACTGCGCAGTTCCCGAGTGTGTCAACCCAGTCTATGAACCAGAACAGTGTTGTCCGGTCTGCAAAAATG GAATTCCTGAAATGGCCAGATTTTAA